The following are from one region of the Planktothrix sp. FACHB-1365 genome:
- a CDS encoding carbohydrate kinase — MNNPQVICIGEMLFDRLSNELGQPLEQVKSWTDYPGGAPANTACGLVKLGISTAFIGCIGEDAPGEQLVELLREIGVNITGVQRHSNAPTRIVYVVRDAGGDRSFAGFGDRDTREFADTHLQAELLPEVLFKTAEFLVLGTLELAYPESQKAILKAIQLAKKYQVKVFIDINWRPMFWSNPNEAMELILKVVQNADFLKLTNEEAELLFNTIEPKAIAQQLQIQGVFVTAGEQGCAYYLAGNSGRLPAFSVSVADTTGAGDGFTAGILDQFCKLGLDAINHAIIAEDMVRFASAVGALTTTKPGAIAAQPTLTEVEIFLNNSKS, encoded by the coding sequence ATGAATAATCCTCAAGTTATTTGTATTGGTGAAATGTTGTTTGATCGGTTATCGAATGAATTAGGACAACCGTTAGAACAGGTTAAATCGTGGACAGATTACCCTGGAGGTGCCCCCGCTAATACCGCTTGTGGATTGGTTAAATTGGGGATTTCGACAGCTTTTATCGGGTGTATTGGGGAAGATGCGCCCGGAGAACAATTAGTGGAATTATTAAGGGAAATAGGTGTTAATATTACAGGAGTTCAACGCCATTCTAACGCACCGACTCGGATTGTTTATGTGGTTAGAGATGCAGGCGGCGATCGCAGTTTTGCAGGATTTGGGGATAGAGACACAAGGGAATTTGCAGATACTCATTTACAAGCTGAACTCCTTCCAGAAGTATTATTTAAAACCGCCGAATTTCTGGTTTTAGGAACCTTGGAATTAGCGTATCCAGAAAGTCAAAAAGCGATTTTAAAAGCGATTCAGTTGGCTAAAAAATATCAAGTTAAAGTTTTTATTGATATCAATTGGCGACCGATGTTTTGGTCAAACCCGAATGAAGCGATGGAACTGATTTTAAAGGTTGTTCAAAATGCGGATTTCCTGAAATTAACCAATGAAGAAGCAGAATTATTATTTAATACTATAGAACCCAAAGCGATCGCCCAACAGTTACAAATTCAAGGCGTATTTGTCACCGCCGGAGAACAAGGTTGTGCCTATTATTTAGCCGGAAATTCAGGAAGACTACCCGCATTTTCTGTTAGTGTAGCAGATACCACTGGAGCGGGAGATGGATTTACAGCCGGAATTCTTGATCAATTCTGTAAATTAGGACTAGATGCGATTAATCATGCTATAATAGCTGAAGATATGGTACGGTTTGCGAGTGCAGTTGGGGCATTAACCACAACAAAACCCGGTGCAATTGCGGCTCAACCGACATTAACAGAAGTTGAAATATTTTTAAACAATTCTAAATCTTAA
- a CDS encoding type IV toxin-antitoxin system AbiEi family antitoxin, whose translation MRPKNPLFQKCLAYLESLPNIKATILGEPYFSSEVLADGELTISNSHNTFNYVCEIKTGLTNDVVEQVADYLTKLGDRLKPGQKPLLVTRSLSNLVVDQLLERNIEFIDVDGNIYLNSPGIYLVVRNQASKDSKNKSLEITSSTLQVMYALLSQPNTLKQDNVDEQISYISGVSPKTVKSTLKKLQELDYMTYKYGRYEIIDYVKLLERWELGYSERLRSKLLIGTFSPIGKRNFSEIEDELKQYADQYGYLIGGELAASILTEYLRPISAILHLGENIDYRQIAVKLKLKPDPEGSITLLESFGHDQYDQNEFGGLKNIVHPLLIHAELVRTGNSRLKETAILIYDRYIEEIA comes from the coding sequence ATGCGTCCCAAAAACCCACTATTCCAAAAGTGTCTTGCCTATCTTGAATCATTACCTAATATTAAGGCAACTATTCTAGGAGAGCCTTATTTTTCTAGTGAGGTTTTGGCAGATGGAGAGCTAACAATTAGCAACTCTCATAATACTTTCAATTATGTCTGTGAAATCAAAACGGGTCTCACAAATGATGTCGTTGAACAAGTTGCAGATTATTTAACTAAGTTAGGTGACAGACTAAAGCCTGGTCAAAAACCTCTACTTGTAACACGCAGTTTGTCTAATCTAGTTGTGGATCAACTCTTAGAAAGAAATATTGAATTTATTGATGTTGATGGAAATATTTATCTGAATAGCCCAGGAATTTATCTAGTAGTTCGTAATCAAGCTTCAAAAGATAGTAAAAATAAGTCTTTAGAAATTACTAGCTCTACTTTGCAAGTTATGTATGCCTTATTAAGCCAGCCCAATACTTTAAAGCAGGATAATGTTGATGAACAAATTTCTTACATTTCTGGTGTTAGTCCAAAAACGGTGAAAAGCACTTTAAAAAAACTTCAAGAGTTAGATTACATGACTTACAAATACGGAAGATACGAAATCATTGATTATGTCAAACTTCTTGAGAGGTGGGAGTTAGGATACTCTGAAAGATTACGTTCAAAATTACTAATCGGAACATTTAGTCCCATTGGAAAACGGAATTTTTCAGAAATCGAAGATGAGCTAAAACAATACGCAGATCAATATGGCTATCTAATCGGTGGTGAGCTTGCCGCCTCAATTCTAACTGAATATCTTCGTCCTATTAGTGCAATACTGCATCTTGGTGAAAATATTGATTACCGCCAGATAGCAGTTAAATTAAAGCTAAAACCTGATCCTGAAGGCAGTATTACCTTGCTTGAAAGTTTTGGACATGACCAGTATGATCAAAACGAATTTGGAGGATTGAAGAATATTGTTCATCCATTATTAATTCACGCAGAGTTGGTACGGACGGGTAATAGCCGATTAAAAGAAACTGCTATACTGATTTATGATCGATATATTGAGGAAATAGCGTAA
- a CDS encoding nucleotidyl transferase AbiEii/AbiGii toxin family protein, whose protein sequence is MIGSKEKQVLTDLVNIVTALELPMILVGAGARLLIFDQKFGEGRGTKDWDVAISIESWEAYQELRDNLMGGNSPRFKPTKNAHKFIHIETNIEVDIVPFGEIGEPNQKIVWPDSGNPMNVLGFPEALFHATTASIDDLEIKVIDTPAFIVLKVFAWGDRGERTNKDLEDIEFILSRYEDDKRVYTELLDELAEGVVELLDANIYLLGQDINRILQEKTRVELNLLLDKLIEGLDVDQPRRSLGYRLKVLQQGIRSLSR, encoded by the coding sequence ATGATTGGTTCTAAAGAGAAGCAGGTTTTGACTGATTTAGTAAATATAGTCACTGCATTAGAGTTACCTATGATTCTGGTTGGCGCGGGAGCTAGGTTATTGATCTTTGACCAAAAATTTGGGGAAGGTAGGGGAACTAAGGATTGGGATGTGGCAATATCTATAGAGAGTTGGGAAGCCTATCAAGAACTTCGTGACAATTTAATGGGTGGTAATTCTCCTCGTTTTAAACCCACAAAAAATGCTCATAAATTTATTCATATAGAAACCAATATTGAAGTTGATATAGTCCCCTTTGGAGAAATTGGTGAGCCTAATCAAAAAATTGTTTGGCCTGATAGTGGTAACCCCATGAATGTTTTAGGCTTTCCTGAAGCTCTCTTTCATGCAACAACTGCTAGTATTGATGACTTGGAAATTAAAGTGATTGATACGCCAGCTTTTATCGTTCTCAAAGTTTTTGCTTGGGGAGATCGGGGAGAACGTACTAACAAAGATTTAGAAGACATTGAATTTATCTTATCAAGGTATGAAGATGATAAACGTGTATATACAGAATTACTGGATGAACTTGCAGAGGGTGTGGTTGAGTTACTTGATGCCAATATCTACTTACTTGGGCAAGATATTAATAGAATACTTCAAGAAAAAACTAGAGTTGAGTTAAATTTATTGTTGGACAAACTGATTGAAGGTTTAGATGTTGATCAGCCAAGAAGAAGTTTGGGTTATAGGTTAAAGGTGCTACAGCAAGGAATTAGATCTTTATCCAGATAA
- a CDS encoding DUF1565 domain-containing protein, with the protein MVTLYVNPATGNDFSSGDSNSPFKTLKKALSQAQSGTTIYLEAGTYNSFSGETFPLIVPSGVIVMGNESGKGSGILIEGNGLYTSPSAASQNITILMENNAQLLGVTVTNIQTRGTGVWIESQSPMIANCTLTRCKREGIYAVGSGNPQILNSIFTQNEGYGLSIEGEIKGEIQGNTFQNTGYGLSIKDQAAPLIRDNAIVENRSGLLIADHAKPILRQNLIERNSGDGVVILNQATPDLGTVQTPGGNTIRNNGGFDVQNAGTASLTSFGNIISPTRVKGTLQVVTQTVPMAASATLFVNSATGNDSATGGQSDPLKTIAKALSRAQSGTVIQVAPGSYNAASGEVFPLIVPSGVTILGNEATKGQDVVIVGSGTFTSPSAAAQNITILMQNNSTVKGVSVTNEQTRGTGIWAESVYCTVASCTLSKSKREGLFATGTAIPTVLNSDFIQNVGNGIALAGNAKGEIRGNKFQNTGYAIAVQASAAPLIIENEILENRSGLVLSGQSKPVLRKNQVKKNLQDGLTVIADSAPDLGNPQDNGGNVFVDNGKYDVQNASKFTLVSVGNQINPTRTLGNIEFSANQSPTPSPTPAPSPGPTPTPTPAPGGAKFNDIASHWARPFIERLADMGIISGFPDGSFKPDATLTRAQHAAMLMKAFTLTPIREAIAFTDVPADFWGKEAINQANRAGFLSGYPDKSFRPNQNLTRSQAIVSLVNGLKLTGGTPVNLSVYTDRAQIPAFAVNAMITATELNMVVNYPKKEVFNPLRDVSRAEIAAIFYQTLVAVNRAQAIDSPYIV; encoded by the coding sequence ATGGTAACTCTGTACGTTAACCCCGCCACTGGAAACGATTTCAGTTCTGGGGACTCCAATTCCCCCTTTAAAACCTTAAAAAAAGCCCTGTCTCAAGCTCAGTCTGGAACTACAATTTACCTAGAAGCTGGCACTTATAATAGTTTCAGTGGTGAAACTTTCCCCCTAATTGTGCCTTCAGGGGTCATTGTTATGGGGAATGAATCAGGTAAAGGCAGTGGCATTTTAATCGAAGGTAATGGACTCTATACCAGTCCCAGTGCAGCGAGTCAAAATATTACAATTTTGATGGAAAATAACGCCCAATTGCTCGGCGTAACCGTCACCAATATTCAAACTCGTGGAACTGGGGTTTGGATTGAATCTCAATCTCCTATGATTGCCAATTGTACCTTGACTCGCTGTAAACGGGAAGGGATTTATGCAGTGGGTTCAGGAAATCCTCAAATTCTCAATAGTATTTTTACTCAAAATGAAGGGTATGGCCTATCCATTGAAGGGGAAATCAAAGGAGAAATTCAAGGAAATACCTTTCAAAATACCGGATATGGTCTTTCCATTAAAGATCAAGCTGCTCCCTTAATTCGAGATAATGCTATTGTAGAAAATCGCTCTGGATTATTAATTGCAGATCACGCTAAACCGATTTTGCGTCAAAACCTAATTGAACGCAATAGTGGCGATGGTGTTGTCATCCTAAATCAAGCCACACCCGATTTGGGAACCGTGCAAACTCCAGGGGGAAATACCATTCGCAATAATGGCGGTTTTGATGTTCAAAATGCTGGAACTGCCAGCTTAACTTCTTTTGGAAATATTATTAGTCCTACTCGCGTTAAAGGAACTCTACAAGTCGTGACTCAAACTGTACCGATGGCTGCATCTGCCACCTTATTTGTTAATTCTGCCACAGGCAATGATTCTGCTACAGGTGGGCAATCTGACCCCTTAAAAACCATTGCTAAAGCCCTGAGTCGTGCCCAATCAGGAACCGTGATTCAAGTCGCCCCCGGAAGCTATAACGCTGCTAGTGGGGAAGTCTTTCCCTTAATTGTGCCATCGGGAGTCACAATTCTGGGGAATGAAGCTACAAAAGGCCAAGATGTAGTGATTGTCGGGAGTGGTACGTTTACCAGTCCCAGTGCAGCGGCTCAGAATATTACGATTTTGATGCAAAATAACTCGACGGTTAAGGGTGTCAGTGTCACCAATGAGCAAACGCGAGGAACCGGAATTTGGGCAGAATCCGTTTATTGTACCGTTGCCAGTTGTACTTTATCAAAATCCAAACGAGAAGGGTTATTTGCAACAGGAACAGCCATTCCTACGGTACTTAATAGTGATTTTATTCAAAATGTGGGAAATGGTATCGCTTTAGCGGGAAATGCCAAAGGAGAAATTCGGGGGAATAAATTCCAAAATACCGGATATGCGATCGCTGTGCAAGCCTCTGCTGCCCCATTGATTATTGAAAATGAAATTCTGGAAAACCGCTCTGGACTGGTGTTATCAGGACAATCTAAACCCGTATTGCGAAAAAACCAAGTTAAGAAAAATCTTCAAGATGGGTTAACGGTGATTGCTGATTCTGCTCCAGATTTGGGTAATCCTCAAGATAATGGTGGCAATGTATTTGTTGATAATGGCAAATATGATGTGCAAAATGCCAGTAAATTCACCTTAGTTTCAGTGGGAAATCAAATTAACCCAACTCGGACATTAGGAAATATTGAATTTAGTGCTAATCAAAGTCCAACCCCTTCTCCCACCCCAGCACCCAGCCCTGGCCCAACTCCCACACCGACTCCGGCTCCAGGTGGCGCAAAATTCAACGATATTGCGTCTCACTGGGCGAGACCGTTTATTGAACGATTAGCGGATATGGGGATTATTAGCGGGTTCCCCGATGGTTCATTTAAACCCGATGCGACCTTAACTCGCGCCCAACACGCTGCAATGTTGATGAAGGCGTTTACACTCACCCCTATTCGAGAAGCCATCGCCTTTACAGATGTCCCGGCGGATTTCTGGGGGAAAGAAGCCATTAATCAAGCAAATCGGGCAGGTTTTCTGTCGGGTTATCCTGATAAAAGTTTCCGACCGAATCAAAATTTAACTCGCTCTCAAGCTATTGTTTCTTTAGTAAATGGGTTGAAATTAACGGGAGGAACACCAGTTAATTTGAGTGTTTATACTGACCGTGCTCAAATTCCGGCTTTTGCTGTTAATGCCATGATTACCGCAACGGAATTAAATATGGTGGTTAATTACCCGAAAAAAGAGGTATTTAACCCGTTGAGAGATGTCTCCCGTGCGGAAATTGCAGCGATTTTCTATCAAACCTTAGTAGCTGTTAATCGGGCGCAAGCGATTGATTCTCCTTATATTGTTTAA
- a CDS encoding ribbon-helix-helix protein, CopG family encodes MSTNRKKRTPSTSRPASAISDKVKVTVSLTADSAQQIESLAKELGVSKSELFERLGKGELNLSTKTPETAPSTSSETVETANVESSDLSSETVALKQQVEEQANTIQQLQQQLTRISELEAQLAQTVDSATHEALKQEAEQQKQTITNLHHQLEQKVTQTVDVEVYQALQKASEQQKSTIAQLQTQLNRIPELEQELAGKISAETHQTLQNELEQQRTIEAQLTQQIEALEKELNASNGSLAQLQMKQEKITELEVKLAHSISTESYSQLEHICATQKAQIATMEQKLASLVSSKTQQPGTTNTTVNYDALKTYLQEQDNLIDTLQKRVLELQGLACFGESQLSKWRYRTYNS; translated from the coding sequence ATGTCCACCAATAGAAAAAAACGCACTCCTTCTACTTCCCGTCCTGCTTCTGCCATTAGTGACAAAGTAAAAGTTACGGTTTCATTAACGGCTGATTCAGCACAACAGATAGAATCCTTGGCTAAAGAATTAGGAGTCTCCAAATCTGAGTTATTTGAACGCCTAGGAAAAGGGGAGTTAAATCTATCTACCAAAACTCCAGAAACAGCACCTTCCACTTCCTCTGAAACGGTAGAAACTGCTAATGTAGAGTCTTCTGATCTTTCCTCTGAGACTGTAGCCTTAAAACAGCAAGTTGAAGAACAAGCTAATACCATTCAACAGTTACAGCAGCAACTGACTAGGATATCAGAATTAGAAGCTCAACTGGCGCAAACCGTTGATTCTGCAACCCATGAAGCCTTAAAACAAGAAGCAGAACAGCAAAAACAAACCATTACTAATCTACACCATCAACTAGAACAAAAAGTAACACAAACCGTTGATGTAGAAGTGTATCAAGCTTTACAAAAAGCCTCAGAACAACAAAAATCAACGATTGCTCAATTACAAACTCAATTAAATCGAATTCCTGAATTAGAACAGGAATTAGCCGGAAAAATTTCAGCCGAAACCCACCAAACCTTGCAAAACGAATTAGAACAACAACGCACCATTGAAGCACAATTAACTCAGCAAATTGAAGCCCTGGAAAAAGAACTTAATGCCAGTAATGGGTCTCTAGCGCAACTGCAAATGAAACAAGAGAAAATTACTGAATTAGAAGTAAAATTAGCTCACAGTATTTCTACAGAAAGTTATTCCCAGCTAGAGCATATTTGTGCAACTCAAAAAGCTCAAATAGCGACAATGGAACAAAAATTAGCGAGTTTAGTTTCTAGTAAAACACAACAGCCGGGAACGACCAATACAACAGTTAATTATGATGCGTTGAAAACCTATTTGCAAGAACAAGATAACTTAATTGACACTTTGCAAAAACGGGTTTTAGAATTGCAAGGATTAGCTTGCTTTGGAGAATCTCAACTGTCTAAATGGCGTTATCGCACCTATAACAGTTAA
- a CDS encoding AAA family ATPase: MNVKEVLQFVDRLVVEKTGKHLDDVQKAVVEGTWQRQTYDDIAQKCHVTEGHVGDVGAELWKLVSEALNEDIRKTNFRSTFERLNIESCSNSLNVYNINNSDNNHFCHTQALSQPNKQYQESDINTKSKSVYHDLTLAPQIINFYNRETELETLSNWILKQNSRLISVLGISGMGKTALVKRFIDLNLDQFEVIIWKSLKYPKPLELLIQDLLNIIKPEEKQTIDDQFKQLLDLLIEKKCLIILDDVQNIFTPGQFAGQYQPEYQSYQNFFTLMTEIEHQSSLILISQEQCGEMESLDEELYPVKCLELSGLYDTNILNYKGLKNQECWLNLINLYEGNPSYLKSIAISIKNIFDGDLAEFLAENELVITQEMRSHFNQLFNRLSPIEQQIVLKLSEFQQPLSRETLRESVELSSTDLINGLQSLQQRYLLAKIKQDKIMFKLSSIFRGFVKNFS; this comes from the coding sequence ATGAATGTAAAGGAAGTGTTACAATTTGTAGATCGGCTAGTCGTTGAGAAAACAGGAAAACACCTAGATGATGTGCAAAAGGCTGTAGTTGAGGGAACTTGGCAAAGACAAACCTATGATGATATCGCCCAGAAATGTCATGTTACAGAAGGTCATGTGGGGGATGTGGGGGCTGAATTATGGAAACTTGTATCTGAAGCATTAAATGAGGATATAAGAAAGACTAATTTTCGTTCTACATTTGAAAGATTAAATATTGAATCATGCTCAAACTCCTTAAATGTTTATAATATCAATAATAGTGACAATAATCATTTTTGTCATACACAGGCATTAAGTCAACCTAACAAACAATATCAAGAAAGTGACATAAACACTAAATCTAAATCAGTTTATCACGATTTAACCCTAGCTCCTCAAATAATAAATTTTTACAACCGAGAAACAGAACTTGAAACTCTATCTAATTGGATATTAAAGCAAAATAGTCGTTTAATCTCAGTATTAGGAATATCGGGAATGGGTAAAACCGCTTTGGTTAAAAGGTTTATTGATTTGAACTTAGATCAATTTGAAGTCATTATTTGGAAAAGTTTAAAATATCCTAAACCCTTAGAGTTGCTTATTCAGGATTTATTAAATATTATTAAACCAGAAGAAAAACAAACGATAGATGATCAATTCAAACAATTATTAGATCTGTTAATAGAGAAAAAATGTTTAATTATCCTTGATGATGTGCAGAATATCTTTACTCCGGGTCAATTCGCGGGACAATATCAACCGGAATATCAAAGTTATCAAAACTTTTTTACTTTGATGACGGAAATTGAACATCAGAGTAGTTTAATTTTAATTAGTCAAGAACAATGTGGAGAAATGGAAAGTTTAGATGAGGAATTATATCCGGTTAAGTGTTTAGAATTATCGGGTTTATATGATACTAATATTTTGAATTATAAAGGGTTAAAAAATCAAGAATGTTGGTTAAATTTAATTAATTTATATGAAGGAAATCCTAGTTATTTAAAAAGTATTGCTATTTCAATTAAAAATATATTTGATGGTGATCTTGCTGAGTTCTTAGCTGAGAATGAATTAGTGATTACTCAGGAAATGCGATCGCACTTTAACCAACTCTTTAACCGACTTTCACCGATTGAACAACAAATCGTTTTAAAATTAAGTGAATTTCAGCAACCCTTATCCAGAGAAACATTGAGAGAAAGTGTAGAGTTATCATCAACGGATTTAATTAATGGGTTACAATCTTTACAGCAACGGTATTTACTTGCTAAAATAAAACAGGATAAAATTATGTTTAAATTGTCTTCTATTTTTAGAGGATTTGTAAAAAACTTTAGTTAA
- a CDS encoding GTPase family protein has product MDLRSVLQGLVNELLPGQQMSEEHFEEIYQIIEDKVDNEPPPRFAFIGETGVGKSSTLNALFNAGLEVSHIEACTQTARGIEVKFNELEGVNGALIAYDMPGLGESRLKQREHIALYENILKDVDVALWILDGQNRAIAQIQEYLEVELKSINPRLLERMVIALNKVDLVHPGETHWHPLANLPSEEQEENIKGRIRDVKRKIHEVLPNWRGTIVGYSANRRYNLPHLFDAMMDAVPNKRRWVVASRKALADFLELVDPQLLPPEKRQERLQNQQPRPSKMSDIVANMPPEEFAKLSNNKAAFEKWLKSQGL; this is encoded by the coding sequence ATGGATTTAAGAAGCGTATTACAGGGGCTAGTCAATGAGCTTCTGCCGGGCCAACAAATGTCAGAGGAACATTTTGAAGAAATCTATCAAATAATTGAGGATAAGGTAGATAACGAACCTCCTCCTCGCTTTGCTTTTATTGGTGAAACAGGAGTAGGAAAATCCTCTACTCTCAATGCACTATTCAACGCAGGTTTAGAAGTTAGTCATATCGAAGCCTGTACACAAACAGCAAGAGGGATTGAAGTTAAATTCAACGAACTTGAAGGAGTTAATGGGGCATTAATCGCCTATGATATGCCCGGATTAGGTGAAAGTCGCCTTAAACAAAGAGAACATATTGCTTTATATGAAAACATTTTAAAAGATGTTGATGTAGCTTTATGGATTTTAGATGGTCAAAATAGAGCGATCGCCCAAATACAAGAATATCTCGAAGTTGAATTAAAATCAATTAATCCTAGACTTTTAGAAAGAATGGTTATCGCTTTAAACAAAGTAGATTTAGTGCATCCTGGTGAAACTCATTGGCATCCTTTAGCTAATTTACCTAGCGAAGAACAAGAAGAAAATATCAAAGGAAGAATCCGTGATGTTAAAAGAAAAATTCATGAAGTTCTTCCTAATTGGCGAGGAACAATTGTCGGCTATTCTGCTAACAGAAGATACAATTTACCTCATCTTTTTGATGCCATGATGGATGCGGTTCCTAATAAAAGACGATGGGTAGTTGCTTCGCGTAAAGCTTTAGCTGACTTTTTGGAATTAGTTGATCCTCAATTATTACCTCCAGAAAAAAGACAAGAAAGATTACAAAATCAACAACCTAGACCTTCAAAAATGTCAGATATTGTTGCTAATATGCCGCCCGAAGAATTTGCCAAATTATCAAATAATAAAGCGGCTTTTGAAAAATGGCTAAAATCACAAGGGTTGTAA